The nucleotide window GGTGACATCTCCATGTACCTCACCGCTGACACGAAGGACATCGTCGACAAAACCAAACCTTTTGATATTGGGATAGCGGCTTTTAATCTGAATGACGCTCCTGTCAAAACAACAGTTTCGTACACATTGTCGCGGCTGAAACCCGACACTGAATATGCAGAAAAAGCGCACAACGAGGATCTTACAAATATTGAACAGCAACTCTTAAGCAGCAATCTCGACACGGGGAATGAGAAGAAAATCAGCATTGCTCATCCCGAAAAGTGGGAATCCGGCAAATATCTTATTAAACTATCGGCAAAGGACGAGCAAGGACGTCTGACTGAAGCCACAAAAACCTTTGTACTTTATTCTCCCGACGACAAAAAACCGCCCGTAAAAAGCTACTGCTGGGTTCAGGAATTAAAAACAAGCTGTACCCCCGGCGAAACTGCCGATATTCTTTTTGGGACATCGGCTCCCGATGCCAGAGTGCTGTACGAATTGATGGATGGAAACAAAGTCCTGGAAAGCAAATGGATGACATTTGACAATGAAATGCGGCATTTACAAATTCCATTCAAAAAAGAATACGAAGGAGGAATAACAATGATAATTTCATTGATCAGAGATGAAAAAAATTTCTCCGAAATAATTCCCATACGCAGAGCGCAACGCAACACAAAGTTGAAACCTAAATTTTCCATCTTTCGCAGCAAATTAACACCAAACTCACTGGAAGAATGGCGCATTACCATTCCCGAATTGCAAAAGAACAAAAAACAGGCAGAAAGCATGGTCACCATGTTCGATGCTTCTCTCGACGCATTTGCTTCGCACAACTGGTATTTCAATCCCACACACATAAATTATCTAAGACAGGTGCCCTATTGGAACTCTACAATGGGCAACTTAATCAATAACAACACTTCGTATTACATAGGCAAAGACCTTGAGTCTCCCGGGGTCTGGATGGATCATTTTGATAATATTCTGATAAGCTTATTTCATGGATATCCGGCTACTATCAAAACCATGAGAAGAGGTCGAATTATTGAACGTGTAAGTTTTGTAGCTCCAAAAGTAACCACCGACACGACGATGGTCACCAAAGATTTTGGCAAGCAAACCGTCTTAATGGAACCAGTGGCTGAAGCCGGAAATTTGCAGAAAAATATAGCTGTTTTAGGCTATGCCACTACAAAACAAACCAACCAATCAGCCAAGCAACAACCTGTCCAACCCCGAAAAAACTTTGCCGAGACGGCTTTCTTCTATCCGCAACTGCGAACAGATGAGAACGGTGAGGTATCGTTCTCCTTCACGGTTCCCGAGTCGCTCACACGCTGGAATGTGATGGGACTGGCGCACACCAAAGATCTCTATTTCGGGCAATGGTCGGCACAGGCCGTGACTCAAAAACAGTTTATGGTGCAACCCAATATGCCCCGTTTTGTCCGCGAAAGCGATACCCTGACCATCACAGCCAAACTGGTGAATCTTTCGGACAAAAAACAGGCTGGTAACGCCCGCATAGAACTTACCGACCCCGAGACCAACCAGACGCTTCCGGTAGCAGAAGCCAACCACACTTTTGTTGCCGAACAGAATGGTACCACCACGCTTGCCTGGAAGATTGCCGGTTTTGCTGGCAAACAAATGCTTATCTGCAAAGTGACGGCTTCTACCGACGAATTCAGCGACGGCGAAGAGCACTATTTACCTGTTCTGCCCGACAAATTGCGGGTAACCGAAACCTTCCCATTCCGTGTCAGAACGAAACAAACCAAAGAGTTTACTTTTGAACGCCTGAAAACGGAATCAGCAAAAGTAAACAGCAAAAGCCTGACGCTCGAAATGACGGCCAATCCGACATGGTATGCCCTGCAGGCGCTTCCGGCACTGACCCTACCCGAAAACGACTGTTCGGTTTGCTGGTTTTCTACCTACTACGCCAATACATTAGCTGCCGCGATCGTAAAATCCGACCCAAAAATTGCCGATACTTTCCGGCAATGGCAACAATCGGGCAACGCCCTGCAATCGAATCTTGAAAAAGACGAGGAGCTGAAAAACCTTCTATTGACAGAAACTCCGTGGGTATTGGAAGCCAAAAGCGAATCGGCTCAAAAGCAACGGATCGCGGAGCTTTTCGATACAAACCGTCAGGCCGACAACCGTCGTCTGGCTATGGAGAAGTTAAGTGCGCTGCAATTGAGCAACGGCGCATTCACATGGTTCAAAGGAATGAACGAAGACCGTTTTCTGACGCAATACATTCTCGAAGGAATGGCGCGCCTCACCCGCATGGGTGCCGAAAGCTATTCGAACAAAGAGCAGGAAATGATCCGAAAAGCGTTGCGCTATACAGATCAAAACATGGCACACGATTTTGACGACATGAAGCGATACAACAAAGAGTGGAAAAAACGCAAATGGCTTTCGCCCGATCAGATCTACTATTTCTACATGCGAAGCTCTTACCGCGATATTGCTACCGACAAAGAAGCCATGGAAGCTGTTGACTTCTTTAAAAAACTGTTGGCCGCCAACTGGACTGACTGCACTCTTTCCGGCAAGGCATTGATAGCGATCACCGCACAACGATACGGTGACAAAAAACTGGCTGCAGAGATTGTGAAATCGCTGGAAGAAAATGCCACCACAACGGACGAAAAAGGAATGTTCTGGCAAAACAACCGGAGCGGACTTTGGTGGCACGAATCGGACATTGCCACACAGACAGCTATCATCGAAGCCTTATCCGAAATCAACAACAACGAGCAGCAAACCGACGACATGAGGTTTTGGCTCTTGTCGCAAAAGCAAACCGAACGCTGGCACTCGCCCATCGCCACCGCCGACGCGGTGTATGCTCTACTAATGAACGGTTCGAACTGGTTGTCGGGCAAAAACGATGTGCAGGTGAAGCTAGGAAAACAAGTTGTAACCAGCAATACCAAAGAAGCCGGAACCGGTTACTTCAAAAGTACTTTTACCGGCAACGAAATTAAACCAGCAATGGCCGAAATATCGGTAAAAAATAACGAAACACATCCGGCATGGGGCGCTCTCTACTGGCAATACGAAACCTCGCTCAACAACGTAACGGCACAAAAAGGCGTTCAATTGAATGTGGACAAGAAGCTCTACATCGAACAGGTATCGCCAACCGGCCCGGTGCTGACACCTGTTTCCAATGGTTCGGCCCTGAAAGTCGGCGACAAAGTGACGGTACGCCTTGTTGTCACTACCGATCGCGACATGGAGTACGTTGCCCTTACCGACCAGCGGGCTGCCTGTCTCGAACCGACAGAACAGCTTTCGGGTTGCCGATGGAAAGAACGGGTATGCTACTACCAAAGCACCAAAGATGCCTCCACGCAATTCTTTTTCTCGTTCCTGCCGAAAGGCACCTATGTATTCGAATATTCCACCTGGATAACACGGGGCGGAACCTACAGCAACGGTATTGCAACCATCCAGTGCCAGTACGCTCCCGAATTTTCGGCACATTCGGCAAGTCAAACAATAACAATCAAATAATGCAAGATAAAAAAATGGAAACACCGGAATTAAATTCGCACAACAAGCAGGAATACCCTCCCATGCACACAACAGAGCACATTTTGAATCAAACCATGGTGCGCATGTTCGGATGTCCGCGCTCCCGCAACGCCCACATCGAACGTAAAAAGAGCAAATGCGACTACCTGCTTTCGGAAGCGCCGACTGAAGAACAAATCGCTCAAATAACCAACTCCGTCAATGAAGTTATTTCATCGAATCTTCCGGTTACGATCAGCTTTGTAGACAAAGAGGAAGCTGCCTCTTTTCTCGATTTGGGAAAACTACCCGACGATGCCAGCGAAACCATTCGCGTGATACGGGTGGGCGACTACGATGCATGCGCATGTATAGGCACTCACGTTGAAAACACCTCCGAGATCGGG belongs to Paludibacter jiangxiensis and includes:
- a CDS encoding alpha-2-macroglobulin family protein, translating into MKHLRFSFILIGCFAFLSATANAFNYTKQWERIAAFESKSRPQSALQAVDSLMNAAKTEKNSPQFLKGWLYRFRFLIEKDRDSFISEIGAMEKYTATDKNPVEKAVLHSLLAKLYEQYYQQHRYTINQRTKLTAEIPTNIKEWSANIFADTIVYHVKASLANATLLQSTNALRYEAIMETGADSRTLQPTLFDFLCARSIETLSAFTGSHLIDNQALNDHKLFEPATTFILQTDTGSTYKGKILSIYRQWLAFRLKANNKAALIYTDLERLNYIYRNATLARKDDLYLNALQQLRQEYSTSESVVEVMAAIANHYLQHDEYDKERVNETARFLDYKKRAFDISAEGIQRFPKYKRINLLKAIQQQITERTIKAENPEVIASKSPLKIKLSSANVSQIEIRLYRIDVDAVDYYKNQQRAYRNQISKGAVLTETKKITLKQSPFFRETDTTIVVKTPPYGIYEYCVSEPGTTNQDKQVCGNLSVSDLAYFTRTKQEGKIDLYVVDRVSGHPLKEVSIKTFTQNGYGEKTQFSQTGTFLSDSNGHCEFPSPERYGTFIQLVNANDKYFPVNSASSYFYAGHLQENKEPRISLFTDRAIYRPGQTVYFKGIVWLATQDSSQVIADKNYNITLRDANRQEVSTQAVKTNDFGSFADSFTLPKGRLNGNFSINIENKASISFSVEEYKRPTFEIKFDTIKGTPAFGDKVTIRGNVRSYADFPIEKATIKYRVVRRPHWLMRWQGMQDQEILNGELKSDNKGQFDISFIPQKQDETPAGYKQYYTYFVSADVTDTNGETQKNEMSFSVGDISMYLTADTKDIVDKTKPFDIGIAAFNLNDAPVKTTVSYTLSRLKPDTEYAEKAHNEDLTNIEQQLLSSNLDTGNEKKISIAHPEKWESGKYLIKLSAKDEQGRLTEATKTFVLYSPDDKKPPVKSYCWVQELKTSCTPGETADILFGTSAPDARVLYELMDGNKVLESKWMTFDNEMRHLQIPFKKEYEGGITMIISLIRDEKNFSEIIPIRRAQRNTKLKPKFSIFRSKLTPNSLEEWRITIPELQKNKKQAESMVTMFDASLDAFASHNWYFNPTHINYLRQVPYWNSTMGNLINNNTSYYIGKDLESPGVWMDHFDNILISLFHGYPATIKTMRRGRIIERVSFVAPKVTTDTTMVTKDFGKQTVLMEPVAEAGNLQKNIAVLGYATTKQTNQSAKQQPVQPRKNFAETAFFYPQLRTDENGEVSFSFTVPESLTRWNVMGLAHTKDLYFGQWSAQAVTQKQFMVQPNMPRFVRESDTLTITAKLVNLSDKKQAGNARIELTDPETNQTLPVAEANHTFVAEQNGTTTLAWKIAGFAGKQMLICKVTASTDEFSDGEEHYLPVLPDKLRVTETFPFRVRTKQTKEFTFERLKTESAKVNSKSLTLEMTANPTWYALQALPALTLPENDCSVCWFSTYYANTLAAAIVKSDPKIADTFRQWQQSGNALQSNLEKDEELKNLLLTETPWVLEAKSESAQKQRIAELFDTNRQADNRRLAMEKLSALQLSNGAFTWFKGMNEDRFLTQYILEGMARLTRMGAESYSNKEQEMIRKALRYTDQNMAHDFDDMKRYNKEWKKRKWLSPDQIYYFYMRSSYRDIATDKEAMEAVDFFKKLLAANWTDCTLSGKALIAITAQRYGDKKLAAEIVKSLEENATTTDEKGMFWQNNRSGLWWHESDIATQTAIIEALSEINNNEQQTDDMRFWLLSQKQTERWHSPIATADAVYALLMNGSNWLSGKNDVQVKLGKQVVTSNTKEAGTGYFKSTFTGNEIKPAMAEISVKNNETHPAWGALYWQYETSLNNVTAQKGVQLNVDKKLYIEQVSPTGPVLTPVSNGSALKVGDKVTVRLVVTTDRDMEYVALTDQRAACLEPTEQLSGCRWKERVCYYQSTKDASTQFFFSFLPKGTYVFEYSTWITRGGTYSNGIATIQCQYAPEFSAHSASQTITIK